In a single window of the Elaeis guineensis isolate ETL-2024a chromosome 4, EG11, whole genome shotgun sequence genome:
- the LOC105043818 gene encoding probable purine permease 11, translating to MVAHGALNIFFLLSGQTAALLLGRFYYDKGGNSKWMATLVQTAGFPILFLPLLLFPSGQSPPATRPIPRPPLAKISSIYVALGILITVDNFMYSSGLLYLPVSTYSLICASQLAFNAVFSYFLNSQKFTPMIFNSVILLTFSAALLGVSEDSGDSTDVSKGKYALGFMLTLGASASYSLILSLMQLTFEKVIKKETFSVVLEMQIWTSLVASCAAVIGLFASGELRTLRGEMEGYGTGRVSYVLTLVWTGVSWQVGSVGVVGLIFVVSSLFSNVISTLALPIVPIFAVIIFHDKMDGVKVMSMLIAIWGFISYLYQHYIDDSKAKKAVRDAHEECGPSVP from the coding sequence ATGGTGGCTCATGGTGCCCTCaacatcttcttccttctttctggCCAAACCGCTGCCTTGCTCCTAGGGAGGTTCTACTATGATAAAGGAGGCAACAGCAAGTGGATGGCCACCCTTGTCCAAACTGCAGGCTTTCCCATTCTCTTCCTCCCCCTACTGCTCTTTCCTTCAGGTCAAAGCCCTCCTGCCACCCGCCCCATCCCTCGTCCCCCTCTTGCTAAGATTTCTTCTATTTATGTTGCATTAGGCATCCTGATAACCGTTGACAACTTTATGTACTCTTCTGGTCTCTTATACCTCCCTGTCTCAACTTACTCCCTCATTTGTGCTAGTCAACTTGCCTTCAACGCTGTCTTCTCCTACTTCCTCAATTCGCAAAAGTTCACGCCTATGATTTTCAACTCTGTCATCCTCCTCACTTTCTCTGCTGCCCTCCTTGGCGTCAGTGAGGACTCTGGGGACTCCACAGATGTCTCCAAGGGGAAGTATGCGCTCGGATTCATGTTGACATTGGGAGCATCGGCCAGCTACTCGCTCATCCTCTCCCTGATGCAGCTGACCTTCGAAAAGGTTATTAAGAAGGAGACCTTCTCGGTCGTGTTGGAAATGCAGATATGGACATCTTTGGTGGCTTCTTGCGCTGCTGTCATCGGATTATTTGCAAGCGGGGAGTTGAGGACTTTGAGAGGGGAGATGGAAGGATATGGAACAGGAAGGGTTTCTTATGTGTTGACTCTGGTCTGGACTGGTGTGTCTTGGCAGGTGGGTTCTGTTGGGGTGGTAGGACTAATTTTTGTGGTATCATCACTTTTCTCCAATGTGATCAGCACTCTTGCTCTTCCTATCGTGCCAATCTTTGCTGTAATTATCTTTCATGACAAGATGGATGGAGTGAAGGTTATGTCCATGCTGATTGCTATATGGGGGTTCATTTCTTACCTGTATCAGCACTATATTGATGACTCCAAAGCTAAGAAGGCTGTAAGGGATGCCCATGAGGAATGTGGTCCATCTGTCCCTTGA